Proteins from a single region of Nitrospirota bacterium:
- a CDS encoding DEAD/DEAH box helicase, translating to MPLSRFHPLIADWFRSSVGVPTDVQVQAWPAIQSGGDVLIAAPTGSGKTFAAFLSCIDHLFKQALARELDDYTQVLYVSPLKALSNDIQKNLQQPLAEIGNAALSAGLLMPELRVLVRTGDTPMADRQQMLKRPPHILVTTPESLYILLTAEKSRRLLQTVRTVIVDEIHAVAPNKRGAHLALSLERLEALTLTKPQRIGLSATQRPIEAVAQFLVGNREPSACTPSSRTAPCTIIDVGHKREMDLAVEVPKDELSAVATNAIWADIYDRVAELVRQHRSTLVFVNTRRLAERVSHFLEERLRDLGADAVAAHHGSLSRQIRLSAEERLKSGKTRVVVATASLELGIDIGAVDLVCQIGSPRAIATCLQRVGRAGHWIKAIPKGRLFAMTRDDLLECAALMRAIRTGVLDRIAVPPAPLDILAQQIVAAAATQTWEEDDLFNLCRRADPYRALDRSEFDQVLRMLADGIATNRGRGLAYLFHDRINRRIKGRRGARLAAITSGGAIPDTANYAVVAEPDGTVVGSVDEDFAVESLAGDIMLLGNTSWRIKGIERGKVRVEDAHGAPPNIPFWRGEAPSRTAELSAEVASLRQAIAERLSSSDPAISHQRSAISWIKSECALDQRGAEQAVAYIAAGIAVLGTVPTQQTIVAERFFDESGGMQLVLHTPFGGRINRAWGLALRKRFCVTFDFELQAAATDNGIVISLGEKHSFPLDSVFGFLHSQTLREVLLPAVLQAPMFMTRWRWNVSRALLLLRFSHGKKVPPQIQRMKAEDLLGAVFPDAIACQDNIVGERTRQIPDHPLVNETLRDCFTEAMDLDGLTAILKQIEAGAIRCVAVDTPIPSPFSHEILNANPYAFLDDAPLEERRARAVEMRRTLPAQLADEVGALDPAAIEEVQRESWPVVRDPDELHDALLTLVWLPVEELKDWAMHLPRLIEEGRAIELVARDEGREARGWVAKEHQSQVETALVGGDETTLDAIVLGWMESIGPTMDSELGARLHLPVETVSHSLLRLEASGQVLRGQFRPRSAISTQDSALSGAPEWCHRRLLARIHRLTIGRLRKEIEPVTAAEFMSFLLRWQHVAPGARLHGEAGLADVIAQLAGFEAAASAWEPQLLRARLAKYEPEYLDRLCLSGAVSWGRLSPHPRLAQGSDLDRRRIVPTSVAPIGLFPREESEWLMDVFHADAASAGPDPFVQLSAVAQDLRRTLSERGASFFADLVRMTNHLPSEVEEGLWELVATGLVTADGFDNLRALMDPRRRRAEGRGRSRRPRHSAGRWSLLRSAFSHQPSAISPEPSRLVASRLTSDVSRSVEPVARQLLRRYGVVFRDLLARESLVQSWRDLLVQYRRMELQGEIRGGRFVSGFVGEQFALPEAVQSMRALRQTGFGLAQEVKLSACDPLNLAGVILPGPRIPAVPTNMLVLRDGVVVRTVLGRGAADRPNEQLEGSRPNHQLRLE from the coding sequence ATGCCGCTCTCCCGATTCCACCCTCTCATTGCTGACTGGTTTCGTTCGAGCGTCGGTGTTCCCACCGATGTTCAGGTTCAGGCTTGGCCTGCCATTCAGTCCGGTGGCGATGTGTTGATCGCCGCGCCGACCGGCTCCGGTAAAACATTTGCCGCCTTTCTCTCCTGCATCGATCACCTCTTCAAACAGGCCCTGGCGCGTGAACTCGACGACTATACGCAGGTGCTCTATGTCTCGCCGCTGAAAGCGCTCAGCAACGACATTCAGAAAAATCTTCAACAGCCGCTTGCTGAAATAGGAAACGCAGCCTTGTCTGCGGGGCTCTTGATGCCGGAACTTCGTGTGTTGGTCCGCACCGGCGATACGCCGATGGCTGATCGCCAGCAGATGCTCAAGCGGCCGCCCCATATTCTCGTCACGACCCCGGAGTCGCTCTATATTTTATTGACGGCGGAGAAGAGCCGCCGACTTTTGCAGACGGTCCGGACCGTCATCGTCGATGAAATCCACGCTGTGGCGCCGAATAAACGAGGCGCCCACTTGGCTTTGTCGCTGGAGCGATTAGAAGCGCTGACGCTCACGAAGCCTCAACGGATCGGGCTCTCTGCCACACAACGGCCGATTGAAGCCGTGGCGCAGTTCCTGGTCGGCAATCGTGAACCTTCAGCCTGTACCCCTTCGTCCCGCACGGCTCCCTGCACCATCATCGACGTGGGGCATAAGCGCGAGATGGATCTGGCTGTGGAGGTGCCGAAGGACGAATTGAGCGCTGTGGCCACGAATGCGATCTGGGCCGATATCTATGATCGCGTCGCCGAACTGGTCCGGCAGCACCGCTCGACCCTGGTTTTCGTCAATACGAGACGCCTGGCTGAACGAGTCTCGCATTTCCTGGAGGAACGGCTGCGAGATTTAGGCGCCGATGCCGTGGCGGCGCACCATGGCAGCCTTTCGCGCCAGATTCGCTTGTCGGCTGAAGAGCGGCTGAAGAGCGGCAAGACGCGCGTTGTCGTCGCCACGGCTTCCCTGGAACTCGGCATCGATATCGGGGCCGTGGATCTTGTCTGTCAGATCGGTTCGCCCCGTGCGATTGCCACCTGTCTGCAGCGGGTCGGCCGGGCCGGTCACTGGATCAAGGCCATTCCCAAGGGCCGTCTGTTTGCAATGACGAGGGACGACTTGCTCGAATGTGCGGCGCTGATGCGAGCGATTCGGACAGGAGTCCTGGATCGCATTGCCGTACCGCCGGCTCCGCTCGATATTTTGGCGCAGCAGATAGTGGCAGCCGCAGCGACACAGACATGGGAAGAGGACGATCTGTTCAATCTCTGCCGGCGGGCCGATCCCTATCGAGCCTTGGACCGTTCGGAGTTCGACCAGGTGTTGCGGATGTTGGCGGACGGGATTGCGACCAATCGCGGGCGGGGGCTGGCCTATCTATTCCACGATCGGATCAATCGTCGCATTAAGGGCCGACGAGGGGCAAGGCTTGCGGCGATCACCTCCGGCGGGGCCATCCCTGACACGGCGAACTATGCCGTGGTTGCGGAACCTGACGGTACGGTCGTGGGATCGGTCGATGAAGACTTCGCTGTGGAGAGTCTGGCCGGCGATATCATGTTGCTGGGCAACACGTCCTGGCGCATCAAGGGCATCGAGAGGGGCAAGGTGCGTGTGGAGGATGCTCACGGAGCCCCGCCCAACATTCCCTTCTGGCGAGGCGAAGCGCCGTCGCGCACGGCAGAGCTTTCTGCCGAAGTGGCATCTCTTCGCCAGGCGATTGCAGAGCGATTGTCTTCTTCCGATCCGGCTATCAGCCATCAGCGATCAGCCATCAGCTGGATAAAGAGTGAATGTGCGCTTGACCAACGTGGTGCGGAGCAAGCTGTCGCCTACATCGCCGCTGGAATCGCGGTGCTCGGAACGGTGCCGACCCAACAGACGATCGTGGCGGAACGGTTCTTCGATGAAAGCGGCGGGATGCAGCTCGTCTTGCACACGCCATTCGGAGGGCGGATCAACCGGGCTTGGGGCCTCGCCTTGCGGAAGCGATTTTGCGTGACGTTCGATTTCGAACTGCAAGCGGCGGCGACCGACAATGGGATTGTGATCTCACTCGGCGAGAAGCACAGTTTCCCGCTCGATTCGGTGTTCGGCTTCCTGCATAGCCAGACGCTTCGCGAGGTCTTGCTGCCCGCCGTGCTTCAGGCCCCGATGTTTATGACTCGCTGGCGCTGGAATGTGAGCCGTGCGTTGCTGTTGCTGCGTTTTTCCCATGGCAAAAAAGTTCCCCCGCAGATTCAACGGATGAAGGCGGAGGATCTGCTCGGCGCCGTCTTCCCCGATGCCATCGCCTGTCAGGACAATATTGTCGGGGAGCGAACCCGCCAGATTCCTGATCATCCGCTCGTGAACGAGACCCTGCGGGATTGTTTCACGGAGGCGATGGATCTCGACGGGTTGACGGCAATCCTCAAGCAGATTGAAGCAGGGGCCATTCGTTGTGTGGCGGTCGATACGCCGATCCCCTCGCCGTTCTCGCACGAGATCTTGAATGCCAACCCCTATGCGTTTCTCGACGATGCACCGTTGGAAGAGCGGCGTGCGCGGGCGGTGGAGATGCGGCGCACGTTGCCGGCTCAGTTGGCCGACGAGGTCGGGGCGTTAGACCCTGCAGCCATTGAGGAAGTGCAGCGCGAATCCTGGCCCGTCGTGCGCGATCCGGATGAATTGCACGATGCCTTGCTCACGTTGGTTTGGTTGCCGGTCGAGGAACTCAAGGACTGGGCGATGCACCTGCCACGATTGATAGAGGAAGGGCGGGCAATTGAGTTGGTGGCTCGGGACGAGGGGCGAGAGGCAAGAGGCTGGGTGGCGAAAGAACATCAGTCCCAGGTCGAAACGGCATTGGTGGGAGGCGATGAGACGACGCTCGACGCTATCGTGCTCGGCTGGATGGAAAGCATTGGGCCGACGATGGATAGTGAACTTGGAGCGCGATTGCACCTTCCGGTTGAAACGGTCTCTCATTCTCTGCTTCGCCTCGAAGCGTCCGGTCAAGTCCTCCGCGGCCAGTTCCGGCCGCGCTCAGCAATCAGCACTCAGGACTCAGCATTGTCGGGCGCGCCCGAGTGGTGCCATCGCCGGTTGCTGGCCCGCATCCATCGATTGACCATTGGCAGGCTGAGAAAGGAAATCGAGCCGGTCACGGCGGCTGAGTTCATGTCCTTTCTCTTGCGGTGGCAACATGTGGCGCCTGGGGCACGTTTGCATGGAGAGGCGGGGCTGGCTGACGTGATCGCCCAGTTGGCCGGTTTCGAAGCGGCCGCCTCGGCCTGGGAGCCACAGCTGTTACGGGCGCGGTTGGCGAAATATGAGCCGGAGTATCTGGACCGGCTCTGTCTGAGCGGGGCCGTCAGTTGGGGCCGGTTGTCTCCTCATCCGCGGTTGGCACAGGGCAGCGATCTTGACCGACGTCGGATCGTCCCGACGAGTGTGGCGCCGATCGGTCTCTTTCCACGTGAGGAGAGCGAGTGGTTAATGGATGTCTTCCACGCTGACGCCGCATCGGCCGGGCCTGACCCCTTTGTCCAGTTGAGTGCCGTGGCGCAAGATCTTCGTCGGACTTTGTCTGAGCGAGGGGCAAGCTTCTTTGCCGATCTCGTGCGAATGACCAACCATCTTCCGAGTGAAGTGGAAGAAGGGCTCTGGGAACTCGTGGCCACAGGCCTGGTCACGGCCGATGGCTTCGATAATCTTCGCGCGCTCATGGATCCGCGTCGCCGTCGAGCAGAAGGACGAGGGCGGTCTCGCCGGCCCCGTCATTCAGCCGGGCGGTGGTCGCTGCTCCGAAGCGCTTTCAGCCATCAGCCATCAGCTATCAGTCCTGAGCCCTCGCGGTTAGTCGCCTCACGCCTTACGTCTGACGTTTCACGCTCGGTTGAGCCCGTTGCGCGCCAACTCCTTCGTCGTTATGGCGTGGTGTTTCGCGATTTGCTGGCCCGTGAATCGTTGGTCCAGTCCTGGCGCGATTTGCTGGTGCAATATCGGCGCATGGAGCTGCAAGGCGAGATCCGAGGGGGACGTTTCGTCTCGGGATTTGTCGGGGAGCAATTTGCATTGCCGGAGGCGGTCCAGTCGATGCGGGCGTTACGCCAGACCGGCTTCGGTCTGGCTCAGGAGGTCAAGCTGTCCGCCTGCGACCCGCTGAATCTGGCCGGTGTGATTCTCCCGGGACCGCGGATACCGGCTGTCCCGACGAACATGTTGGTGCTTCGTGACGGGGTGGTGGT